One Cyprinus carpio isolate SPL01 chromosome A16, ASM1834038v1, whole genome shotgun sequence genomic region harbors:
- the LOC109106587 gene encoding amine sulfotransferase-like, protein MAEGFSQSSGEAPEYKLVPLRGFSLISGIHSPEVVDQIQNFEIQDSDVFVITYPKSGTIWLQQILSLIEVKGDVTATINQLNSERVPWIELLDSRKQFVSAPSPRICVSHLPYKFMPVGLKQKKGKVIYVARNPKDVLVSYYHFHKYANMLETPKDFDTFFEKGKEGNVFGNCWFEHVKSWFSHKDEMNFLYITYEEMIKDLRSVVERITSFLARNLTSQQLNDVIEHSTFKNMKNNPQANYQQIPVILLNHQLGSFLRKGTVGDWKNYFTVAQNERFDRVYQQKMKDVPLSFIWDMNDLITP, encoded by the exons atggcag AGGGTTTCAGTCAGAGCAGTGGTGAGGCCCCTGAATATAAGCTGGTCCCTCTTAGGGGCTTCAGCCTAATATCAGGAATCCACTCTCCCGAGGTTGTGGATCAAATTCAGAACTTTGAGATTCAAGACTCGGATGTCTTTGTCATTACTTACCCAAAATCAG GGACTATTTGGTTGCAGCAAATCCTCAGTCTAATAGAGGTCAAAGGTGATGTTACAGCAACAATTAATCAGCTGAATTCTGAGCGAGTACCATGGATTGAACTCTTAGATTCTAGGAAACAGTTTGTTTCTGCCCCTTCCCCCAGGATCTGCGTGTCTCATCTGCCATACAAATTCATGCCAGTTGGACTGAAACAAAAGAAAGGCAAG GTCATCTATGTGGCCAGAAATCCAAAGGATGTTTTGGTGTCTTACTACCACTTTCACAAATACGCAAATATGCTGGAGACCCCAAAAGactttgatacattttttgagaaaggaaaggaaggaaatg TTTTTGGTAATTGCTGGTTTGAGCATGTCAAGAGCTGGTTCTCCCACAAAGACGAGATGAATTTCTTGTACATTACATATGAGGAGATGATTAAG GACTTACGGTCAGTGGTTGAAAGGATCACTTCATTCTTGGCGAGGAACTTGACATCACAGCAGTTGAATGATGTTATTGAGCACAGTACCTTCAAAAATATGAAGAACAATCCCCAGGCCAATTACCAGCAGATCCCTGTCATCCTGCTGAACCACCAGCTGGGATCATTTCTGAGGAAAG GAACTGTTGGTGACTGGAAGAACTACTTCACTGTGGCACAGAATGAGAGATTTGACAGAGTGTACCAACAGAAGATGAAAGATGTTCCTCTTTCTTTCATCTGGGATATGAATGATCTCATCACACCATGA